One genomic segment of Chitinophaga sancti includes these proteins:
- a CDS encoding transposase: MGVIKEQYITVAVKVNGIIMERLKLRRVIYKSKDRKVYVYITNDFTLPASKIATIYKNRWMIELLFKQIKQNFPLRYFWGESDNAIKTQVYCVLIAQLLMIVIRKKAATKKSFANMITVIRLHLMSYVELLDFIKDTYKAWRKTHSASLVFSP, from the coding sequence ATGGGCGTAATCAAAGAACAATACATTACAGTAGCGGTGAAAGTAAATGGGATAATAATGGAGCGACTGAAACTCAGACGTGTAATTTACAAATCTAAAGACAGGAAAGTATATGTATATATTACTAATGATTTTACGTTACCAGCCTCTAAAATCGCCACCATTTATAAAAATCGCTGGATGATAGAATTGTTATTCAAACAGATTAAGCAAAACTTTCCGCTACGATATTTCTGGGGTGAAAGCGATAATGCCATAAAAACTCAGGTATACTGTGTACTGATCGCTCAATTGCTGATGATCGTAATCAGAAAGAAAGCGGCAACGAAAAAGTCATTTGCTAATATGATTACAGTTATCAGATTGCATCTGATGAGCTATGTAGAGCTGTTGGATTTTATTAAGGATACCTACAAAGCGTGGAGAAAAACGCACAGTGCATCGCTAGTCTTTTCTCCATAG
- a CDS encoding transposase has protein sequence MTTKRTKQIRRKYDATFKAEVMKVVASGRSVSEIAEAMGIGENLVYQWKNADKASRQATINVINDGPTQLDLLSEK, from the coding sequence ATGACGACAAAAAGAACAAAACAGATACGCAGGAAGTATGACGCGACCTTCAAAGCAGAAGTAATGAAAGTGGTAGCTTCCGGCCGTTCAGTATCTGAAATCGCCGAGGCCATGGGTATTGGGGAAAACCTAGTATATCAATGGAAGAATGCAGATAAGGCTTCCAGGCAAGCTACAATTAATGTTATCAACGATGGACCTACCCAATTAGATTTATTATCAGAAAAATGA
- a CDS encoding IS3 family transposase — protein sequence MRIYSFIDNLKSEYPVQILCDVLSVSRSCHYNWKNNKTYQSNPGRKTIEEQIVGIFKENRRRFGTRRVVKALHHQVIKTSGYKVRKTLLKNGLKAIQPKSFVPKTTDSRHPYLISPNLHKQRGFPEKLNETWVGNITYIPMADGSFHYLSVWMDYRLYGNLETYVENGKEIPIIVFRGVE from the coding sequence GTGAGAATTTATTCGTTCATTGATAACCTGAAAAGCGAATATCCTGTTCAAATTCTATGCGACGTATTGTCGGTTAGCCGTAGCTGCCATTATAATTGGAAAAATAACAAGACATATCAATCCAATCCTGGCAGAAAGACGATAGAAGAACAGATCGTAGGCATTTTTAAGGAAAACAGGCGTCGATTTGGCACTCGAAGGGTGGTTAAGGCCCTCCACCATCAGGTGATTAAAACGAGCGGTTATAAGGTCAGGAAAACATTGTTAAAAAATGGATTGAAGGCAATTCAGCCTAAGTCTTTCGTACCTAAAACTACTGATAGCCGTCATCCATACTTAATAAGTCCAAACCTACATAAACAACGCGGCTTCCCAGAGAAGTTAAATGAAACCTGGGTGGGCAACATTACCTACATTCCGATGGCTGATGGGAGCTTCCATTATTTGTCTGTCTGGATGGACTATCGTCTTTATGGAAATTTGGAAACTTATGTTGAAAATGGCAAAGAAATACCGATTATTGTATTTAGGGGAGTAGAATGA
- a CDS encoding RHS repeat-associated core domain-containing protein — protein sequence MVANKGLDSINNSWTNAFTALSDFKEAVTYDGNGNILTYNRNGNKTFAGSPLGMDSLTYHYRFGTNKLSYVTDLVRGANYGNDIDNQSIGNYKYDSIGNMVSDVRAGVDSIKWNVYGKIARIYKHDTTSIVYAYDAAGNRISKSVISKTQDTVQTFYVRDATGNILSTYTYRDTSVNSGQLSQIEANLYGSSRLGMTTLATNVQDATPTPTTSIIGLGYGENITFTRGKKFFELTNHLGNVLATVSDRKIGLSLDSSRISHYNPVITFAQEYYPFGMLMPGRGGHIGTGRNVAGSTVVMNGDTIPATLTVTQRTNNTPGTYMATQVISFEGEFASGAGDELTTLFVDQTSADPGTESGISYGIASKGYRYGFNGKENDNEVKGEGNQLNFGARVYDPRIGKWFSVDKVVKSDLSPYQYGKNDPIINIDADGNDEIYFNLLTSNWVYKPAPGRNRYFVTIYQINNHKLEEVHREFFPHNPKSHSGLTRTDMGLLGDVRDVDATTLAKFVQRNPSIVPFLSVSGNKADYELEKYVNVRNAFSKLEDGVNTATATAAVIEGGYGLFRSAGLLKVFSFSKVSGIEASVSVASAAGGKSAPMSIERIIKRGEKLEDIVNEAKGLTWTTGNEHAVVTLTNGERALVSGGPGGIIFKRSEVKLLFGHTHPTSAPPSSTDATALTELGQTKQYVYHGGEISVVRPK from the coding sequence ATGGTCGCCAATAAAGGGTTGGATAGTATAAATAACTCCTGGACCAATGCCTTCACAGCGCTTTCAGATTTCAAAGAAGCGGTTACCTATGATGGAAATGGTAATATCCTGACTTATAATCGTAATGGTAATAAAACCTTTGCAGGCTCACCTTTAGGAATGGATAGCCTGACTTATCATTATCGTTTTGGTACAAATAAGCTTTCCTATGTAACAGACCTGGTCAGAGGCGCTAATTATGGAAATGATATTGATAATCAGTCAATTGGCAATTACAAGTACGATAGTATTGGTAATATGGTTTCTGATGTTCGTGCCGGTGTGGATAGTATCAAGTGGAATGTATATGGTAAAATAGCCAGGATATACAAGCATGACACCACTTCTATCGTTTATGCCTATGATGCCGCTGGAAACCGGATCAGTAAGTCAGTAATCAGCAAAACGCAAGATACTGTCCAGACATTCTATGTACGTGACGCTACGGGCAATATACTGAGTACGTATACTTATCGGGATACATCCGTAAATAGTGGCCAGTTAAGTCAGATAGAAGCCAATTTGTATGGTTCCAGCCGTTTAGGGATGACAACCTTGGCAACTAATGTACAGGATGCAACACCAACACCGACAACTAGTATCATAGGGTTAGGTTATGGAGAAAACATTACATTTACAAGAGGAAAGAAGTTCTTTGAGTTAACGAACCACCTGGGTAACGTTCTCGCTACTGTTTCAGATAGGAAGATTGGATTGTCCCTTGATAGTTCCAGAATAAGTCATTATAACCCGGTTATTACTTTTGCCCAGGAATACTATCCTTTCGGTATGTTGATGCCTGGTAGAGGAGGGCATATAGGGACAGGAAGGAATGTTGCGGGTAGTACTGTAGTAATGAATGGAGATACCATCCCTGCGACACTGACAGTCACTCAGCGGACGAATAATACTCCGGGAACCTATATGGCTACGCAGGTGATAAGTTTTGAAGGGGAGTTTGCAAGTGGGGCTGGTGATGAGTTAACTACGCTGTTTGTAGATCAGACGAGTGCCGATCCTGGGACTGAGAGTGGAATAAGTTATGGTATAGCATCTAAAGGATATCGATATGGATTTAATGGCAAGGAGAATGATAATGAGGTGAAGGGAGAGGGGAACCAGTTAAACTTTGGCGCAAGAGTATATGATCCACGGATAGGAAAATGGTTTTCCGTAGATAAGGTTGTAAAATCGGATTTATCGCCGTATCAATATGGGAAAAACGATCCTATAATTAATATAGATGCTGATGGAAATGATGAAATTTATTTTAATTTATTGACGAGTAATTGGGTATATAAACCTGCACCAGGTAGAAATCGTTACTTTGTTACAATTTATCAAATTAATAATCATAAACTTGAAGAAGTTCATCGTGAATTTTTTCCTCATAACCCAAAGTCGCATAGTGGATTGACGAGAACAGATATGGGGCTTTTAGGTGATGTTCGTGATGTTGATGCTACTACATTAGCAAAGTTTGTTCAACGCAATCCATCAATAGTTCCCTTTCTTTCTGTCAGTGGTAACAAAGCTGATTATGAGTTAGAAAAGTATGTGAATGTTAGAAATGCGTTTTCTAAATTGGAGGATGGAGTTAATACAGCTACTGCTACTGCCGCAGTTATTGAGGGCGGATATGGTTTATTTCGTAGTGCCGGACTTCTGAAAGTTTTTAGCTTTTCAAAAGTTAGTGGTATTGAAGCCTCTGTTTCAGTAGCAAGTGCCGCAGGAGGGAAGAGCGCTCCTATGAGTATTGAGAGAATCATTAAACGAGGAGAAAAATTAGAAGATATTGTTAATGAAGCAAAGGGTCTTACCTGGACTACAGGAAATGAACATGCTGTTGTCACATTGACAAATGGAGAACGTGCTTTAGTAAGTGGTGGACCTGGTGGTATAATATTTAAGCGCAGCGAGGTTAAATTATTATTTGGACATACCCATCCTACTTCTGCTCCACCAAGTAGTACCGACGCCACAGCTTTAACAGAATTAGGCCAAACTAAACAATATGTTTATCATGGAGGAGAAATAAGTGTTGTAAGACCAAAATAA
- a CDS encoding RHS repeat-associated core domain-containing protein, producing the protein MDSLTYHYRPGTNKLSYVTDLVRGANYGNDIDNQSVGNYKYDSIGNMVSDVRAGVDSIKWNVYGKIAKIYKHDTTSIVYAYDAVGNRISKSVISKTQDTVQTFYVRDATGNILSTYTYRDTSVNSGQLSQIEANLYGSSRLGMTTLATNVQDATPTPTTSIIGLGYGENITFTIGKKFFELTNHLGNVLATVSDRKIGLSLDSSRISHYNPVISSAQEYYPFGMLMPGRGGHIGTGKNVAGSTVVMNGDTIPATLTVTQRTNNTPGTYMATQVISFEGEFASGTGDEFTTLFVDQTSADPGTESGISYGIAAKGYRYGFNGKENDNEVKGEGNEQDYGMRIYDTRIGKFLSQDPLIKEYPFYTPYQFAGNKPIWATDLDGLEELIIQYKFENGHATFLKLIDNKQMVLQYSSNSEKNGQTPFKVQIYDKRTNKLMSPKDKGMVQYQYFDEKGNRLDIRRDYTGAYVKGDNEFMPIFYKNLFGSIYIGGTNPKYIGADGNEYPDYRREPSDETDAAALEHDVNYDKAGAAGAPDAFFNMNVKSADRKLINSSNKVVEKQKSGQTDDVTGKPVTERTAGRASKVSTFFGMINSWWIFKGDVPKMPASEQDRILRSSMNLVP; encoded by the coding sequence ATGGATAGCCTGACTTATCATTATCGTCCTGGTACAAATAAGCTTTCTTATGTAACAGACTTAGTAAGAGGAGCTAATTATGGAAATGATATTGATAATCAGTCCGTTGGTAATTACAAGTACGATAGTATTGGTAATATGGTTTCTGATGTTCGTGCCGGTGTGGATAGCATCAAGTGGAATGTATATGGTAAAATAGCCAAAATATATAAACATGATACCACTTCTATAGTCTATGCCTATGATGCAGTTGGAAACCGGATCAGTAAGTCAGTGATCAGCAAGACGCAAGATACTGTCCAGACATTCTATGTACGTGACGCTACGGGCAATATACTGAGTACGTATACTTATCGGGATACATCCGTAAATAGTGGCCAGTTAAGTCAGATAGAAGCCAATTTGTATGGTTCCAGCCGTCTGGGGATGACAACCCTGGCAACTAATGTACAGGATGCAACACCAACACCGACAACTAGTATCATAGGGTTAGGTTATGGAGAAAACATTACATTTACAATAGGAAAGAAGTTCTTTGAGTTAACGAACCACCTGGGTAACGTTCTCGCTACTGTTTCAGATAGGAAGATTGGATTGTCCCTTGATAGTTCCAGAATAAGTCATTATAACCCGGTTATTTCTTCTGCCCAGGAATACTATCCTTTCGGTATGCTGATGCCTGGAAGAGGAGGTCATATAGGGACAGGAAAGAATGTTGCGGGTAGTACTGTTGTAATGAATGGAGATACCATCCCTGCGACACTGACAGTCACTCAGCGGACAAATAATACTCCCGGAACCTATATGGCTACGCAGGTGATAAGTTTTGAAGGAGAGTTTGCAAGTGGAACTGGTGATGAGTTTACGACGCTTTTTGTAGATCAGACGAGTGCGGATCCTGGTACTGAAAGTGGAATAAGTTATGGTATAGCTGCGAAGGGGTATCGGTATGGGTTTAATGGGAAGGAGAATGATAATGAGGTCAAGGGTGAAGGAAATGAACAGGATTATGGGATGAGAATTTATGATACAAGGATAGGTAAATTCCTTAGCCAGGATCCACTCATTAAAGAATATCCATTTTATACACCCTATCAGTTTGCAGGTAATAAGCCAATTTGGGCTACAGATCTTGATGGTTTAGAAGAATTGATTATACAATACAAATTTGAAAATGGACATGCCACTTTCTTAAAACTTATTGATAATAAACAGATGGTCTTGCAATATTCTTCAAATTCGGAGAAGAATGGTCAAACTCCATTTAAAGTACAGATCTATGATAAGAGGACTAATAAATTAATGTCTCCAAAAGATAAAGGAATGGTGCAATACCAGTATTTTGATGAAAAAGGAAATCGACTGGATATTCGCAGGGATTATACAGGGGCGTATGTAAAAGGAGATAATGAATTTATGCCTATTTTTTATAAAAACCTTTTTGGTTCAATTTACATAGGGGGCACGAACCCTAAATATATAGGAGCTGATGGAAATGAGTATCCTGATTATCGTAGAGAACCTAGTGATGAAACTGATGCAGCTGCTTTGGAGCATGATGTGAATTATGACAAAGCTGGTGCTGCCGGAGCCCCGGATGCATTTTTTAATATGAATGTTAAAAGCGCAGACCGAAAACTGATAAATAGTTCGAATAAAGTAGTGGAAAAGCAAAAAAGTGGCCAAACAGATGATGTTACTGGAAAACCAGTAACAGAGAGAACTGCTGGTCGGGCTTCAAAAGTATCTACGTTCTTTGGGATGATTAATAGTTGGTGGATCTTTAAAGGAGACGTTCCTAAAATGCCAGCCAGCGAGCAGGACAGAATACTTCGATCATCTATGAATTTAGTTCCATAA
- a CDS encoding RHS repeat-associated core domain-containing protein: MATNVQDATPTPTTSIIGLGYGENITFTRGKKFFELTNHLGNVLATVSDRKIGLSLDSSRISNYNPVISSAQEYYPFGMLMPGRGGHIGTGKNVAGSTVVMNGDTIPATLTVTQRTNNTPGTYMATQVISFEGEFASGTSDEFTTLFVDQTSADPGTESGISYGIAAKGYRYGFNGKENDNEVKGEGNQLDFGARGYDPRIGKFLSVDPLVEKYSSVSPYTFCLNSYGFR, translated from the coding sequence TTGGCAACTAATGTACAGGATGCAACACCAACACCGACAACTAGTATCATAGGGTTAGGTTATGGGGAAAATATTACATTTACAAGAGGCAAGAAGTTCTTTGAGTTAACTAACCACCTGGGTAACGTTCTCGCTACTGTTTCTGACAGGAAGATTGGATTGTCCCTTGATAGTTCCAGAATAAGTAATTATAACCCGGTTATTTCTTCTGCCCAGGAATACTATCCTTTTGGTATGTTGATGCCTGGTAGAGGCGGGCATATAGGCACAGGAAAGAATGTTGCGGGTAGTACTGTTGTAATGAATGGAGATACCATCCCTGCGACCCTGACAGTCACTCAGCGGACAAATAATACTCCCGGAACTTATATGGCTACGCAGGTGATAAGTTTTGAAGGGGAGTTTGCAAGTGGAACTAGTGATGAGTTTACTACGCTGTTTGTAGATCAGACAAGTGCCGATCCTGGAACTGAAAGTGGAATAAGTTATGGTATAGCAGCGAAGGGGTATAGGTATGGGTTTAATGGCAAGGAGAATGATAATGAGGTTAAGGGAGAAGGGAATCAGTTAGATTTTGGAGCCAGGGGATATGATCCGAGGATAGGGAAGTTTTTGAGTGTAGATCCATTAGTTGAGAAATACAGTTCTGTTTCACCTTACACATTTTGTTTAAATTCCTATGGCTTTCGTTGA
- a CDS encoding IS5 family transposase (programmed frameshift): MSRRENLTDDQWALIKPLIPIVAVREDGKGRPRIHSDREVLNGILWILRTGASWIDLPGRFPSGSTCFRRFSSWSKNGLFRLILETLAQDLETRGGIDLSECFIDGTFAVAKKGAQVFGKTKRGKGTKLMVITDANGLPLAVHTTSASPHEVTLVEATINETFTVGQPTRIIGDRAYDSDPLDEKLALKGIELIAPHKDNRVKPATQDGRQLRRYKRRWKIERFFAWLNKFKRVITRYDRAIEHYESFVHIAFIKIILRRYL, from the exons ATGTCAAGACGGGAAAATTTAACTGATGATCAATGGGCTTTAATAAAGCCTCTTATTCCAATAGTAGCAGTACGTGAAGATGGGAAAGGCCGTCCTCGTATACATAGCGACAGAGAGGTTCTGAATGGAATCCTTTGGATTCTAAGAACTGGGGCTTCATGGATTGATCTGCCAGGACGATTCCCTTCTGGTTCAACTTGTTTCAGGCGATTTAGTAGCTGGAGTAAAAATGGATTATTTCGACTAATCCTTGAAACCCTGGCCCAGGACCTTGAAACAAGAGGAGGAATCGATTTATCAGAATGTTTTATAGATGGCACCTTTGCGGTGGCAAAAAAGGGGGCCCAGGTGT TTGGAAAGACCAAGCGCGGCAAAGGTACGAAGCTCATGGTTATTACTGACGCTAATGGTCTTCCACTCGCCGTGCACACGACTTCTGCTAGCCCACATGAAGTCACCCTTGTCGAAGCTACCATCAATGAAACTTTTACGGTGGGACAGCCCACAAGAATTATCGGGGATCGTGCCTATGACAGTGATCCGCTCGATGAAAAACTTGCATTGAAAGGTATTGAGCTGATTGCACCACATAAAGATAACAGAGTCAAACCTGCAACCCAGGATGGGCGGCAACTTAGAAGATATAAAAGAAGATGGAAAATTGAACGATTCTTTGCCTGGTTGAATAAATTCAAGAGAGTTATTACTCGATATGATAGAGCTATTGAACATTACGAATCCTTTGTCCATATAGCTTTCATTAAAATTATTCTAAGAAGGTATTTATGA
- a CDS encoding LytTR family DNA-binding domain-containing protein: protein MTVDLFVRKSKGLFTKVSSQVVILVEASGGCSRIITREGTYLVSSNLSQLEEQLPVALFCRVHRSYIVALKSITSVTENSVKVLDREIPLSRTYAEQLFSRLLIIL from the coding sequence ATGACTGTAGATTTATTTGTTCGCAAAAGTAAAGGGCTTTTCACGAAGGTGAGTAGCCAAGTCGTCATACTGGTAGAGGCCAGTGGCGGATGTTCCAGGATCATTACAAGAGAGGGTACTTACCTGGTAAGTAGTAACCTCAGCCAACTGGAGGAACAGCTACCCGTGGCACTCTTTTGCCGTGTACATCGTAGTTACATTGTGGCATTAAAGTCTATCACCAGTGTGACTGAAAATAGTGTTAAAGTTCTTGACAGGGAAATTCCCCTGTCAAGAACTTATGCGGAACAGTTATTTAGCCGTTTGTTGATTATTTTGTAA
- a CDS encoding transposase gives MTTKKTKKTRRKYDATFKAEVIKMVSSGRSVSDVAQAMGIGENLVYQWKNAEKATRQTPREGGNEVSGQPDLLSENERLKAELRRAEQERDILKKALGIFSRGNQ, from the coding sequence ATGACAACGAAAAAGACAAAAAAGACGCGTAGGAAGTATGATGCCACCTTCAAGGCAGAAGTGATCAAAATGGTATCCTCAGGACGTTCAGTTTCTGATGTAGCCCAAGCCATGGGTATTGGGGAGAACCTGGTCTATCAATGGAAGAATGCAGAGAAGGCCACCCGTCAAACGCCCAGAGAGGGCGGCAACGAGGTATCAGGCCAACCAGACTTATTATCGGAAAATGAGCGATTGAAAGCAGAGCTACGTCGCGCTGAACAGGAGCGCGATATTCTAAAAAAAGCCTTGGGAATTTTCAGCCGGGGGAATCAGTAA
- a CDS encoding IS3 family transposase — protein MDTLKGQYPLQLLCDVLSISRSCYYEWKKEKTYQPNPDSKRLEEQIVSVFKENRRRYGTRRILKALNQEGVKTSVFKIRKTMLKNGLKAIQPRSFVPKTTDSRHPYLISPNVYKQRGFPGKINETWVGDITYIPMADGSFRYLSVWMDLYSRKIVGWEEQDHMKESLVITSLKKALKGRPIPEGMIIHSDRGGQYAGTKFRQLINKHKLIQSMSDADNPYDNAHMESYFGRFKAELMEGGAFESAEDSRTEIFEYIEMYYNPKRLHSSLGYLSPNVFEQKLAT, from the coding sequence ATTGATACTTTAAAAGGCCAATATCCACTTCAATTGCTCTGCGATGTGTTGTCAATAAGCCGAAGTTGTTATTACGAATGGAAGAAAGAGAAGACCTATCAACCAAACCCTGACAGCAAGAGGTTAGAGGAGCAGATAGTAAGTGTTTTTAAAGAAAACAGGCGTCGATACGGCACTCGAAGAATCCTCAAAGCTCTTAACCAGGAAGGCGTTAAAACGAGCGTTTTTAAGATCAGAAAGACAATGTTGAAGAACGGATTAAAAGCAATTCAACCGCGATCTTTTGTGCCTAAAACCACCGATAGTCGTCATCCTTACTTAATAAGTCCGAACGTATATAAACAACGAGGCTTCCCAGGTAAGATAAATGAAACCTGGGTTGGTGACATTACCTACATTCCGATGGCAGATGGAAGCTTCCGTTACTTGTCTGTATGGATGGACTTATACTCACGTAAAATAGTGGGCTGGGAAGAGCAGGACCACATGAAAGAGTCTCTGGTAATCACATCGCTAAAAAAGGCCCTTAAAGGACGACCGATTCCCGAAGGAATGATCATACACTCTGATCGGGGTGGTCAATATGCCGGGACTAAATTTCGTCAGCTTATCAATAAACATAAACTCATCCAAAGTATGAGTGATGCTGATAACCCGTATGATAATGCCCACATGGAATCCTATTTTGGCCGATTTAAGGCAGAACTAATGGAAGGTGGTGCATTTGAATCTGCTGAAGATTCCCGTACCGAAATTTTCGAGTATATCGAAATGTATTACAATCCCAAACGATTGCACTCGTCACTTGGATATTTATCACCAAATGTATTTGAACAAAAACTAGCAACATGA